TGGCCGTTGCTTACCTGCACCAAAAGTCCTTGCCATCGCTCGCAAGGCAATGCGAGATGCTCTCCTGAGCGAAGGGTTGGCTGGGCAACTTGGCGATGAAGTCGTCGGTTTGCAGTCCGGCGTCACAATAGACCTGAGCCGCAGTGCCATACCAGAGCTGCCAGAGGAGCTTGTGGACATATTCAAGGATAAGCTAGAAAGGTTCGTTTGTGAAACGATTAAAATCATGAGCATGGGCAAATGCTAATGCTGACAAAACGCCGGTCCCGACAGATTGGCCTTGTCGCACAATCAGCTGTCGTCTCTGCCGGTGCGGCTTTCAGAATGTACCTCGCTACGGTACCTGAATATCAGGGCAAACAAGATTAGGGAGTTTCCATTGTCCGTAAGGCAAATCTACAGATCAAGACTCCTGTCACTGTGCACCAGGTGCTAACTCCGCAGCAGTTATGCCACTTGAAGCGCCTCGAGATTCTTGATCTTGGTCAGAACCAACTCCGTGTGCTGCCTCCAGAGGTTGAGAATTTATCGTCACTCAAGGTTCTTTCCATCCCGAAGAACCAAATCCGGGAGTTGCCATTATGCCTAGCCAATATGGCGTCTTTGCAGGTCCTTAAAATTGAAGGCAACCCAATCATCTTTCCGCCACAAGATCTCATCTCTACACTCGCCACCACCTCCCTTCAAGAAGATAGCTCCGTCGGCAGTGACACGACAGAGGTTGCTATGACGGCACGCATCAAATCGATCCTAAAGCAGGAGGCTATTAATAGCCGCGTGGAGCCAGACTTCTCGAACGACTCCAGTCGCTCCACTGCCCCGGTTGACGAGACTCCGCGCCCAAGACGGAAACGAGCTGTAAGTGGGCGGTTTCCGATAAAAGTGTCTGGATCAGAAGTTTCCGGCATGCGGTACCAAAGAATGGGATTGGGGTTCCACCCAATGCCTTCTAAACTGCATTGTCGCGAACAGTCCCATCCCTATAGAAGCGCCCGAAGGACAGGAGTTGTGCCTTCAGCGACAGGCAATGCTGAAGAACGCCTCAGGAGTAAATCGGAAACCCTATCGTGCTTAGGCCAACAGGATAGATGGAACCGATACGCAGAACTCAAAGAGACCGGAGCATGTAATCTTTACAACCGAGAACCGAGCTACGACTGTACCTCGCAGGGAGCTAGGACTGGGCACAAGAGCGCTACTACGTCCTCGGACTCAATTCTCCAGCAATCCATCTACGCCAGACGACTCTCTGTGATACCCAAGCGGCGTCGGATATCGAAATGCTTCAACCCAATCATTGCATTTGCCAGGGGAATGCTATACGCCGTTCTCCAAATCCACCCCATGATCCAGCAGCTGGCCATCTTGGCTCGCGGCGAACTCGATAATCAGCCCAGCCTGCAAATAGTCATTTATAGTACAAATTGCCACATAGAAGTGTTGGAGCTAGAGATACAAAAGTACGACACAACAGCTCTGGAAACCTCGGACCATTCAACCCAGACGAATATTGTCCTCCGCGCGTGTCAGACACTCATGGGAGCGTACCGGCATATATGCACCCTGCTTGCGGATAGCGCAGATGCACCCGTCGACAACGGACACGCACGATATGTTCGAACACTATTGACATTACTCTACAATTGCATTATGGAGCTCCGCGCCACCACTCTATCCGTCGGAACCGAGTGCGCGGGCTGTGCTTCTGAACACGCCGCCCATCGCCAAGATGACtccggtgccggtgccgacGCCACGGACAAGCCTGCCGCACCGCGGAGCCGAAACGAGGACGTGATGCCAAAATCCAGCCATCCTCCATCCAGCCGGGGGCCAACCCCGACGTCGCCGCGTCCCGAGCCAGGGCACTTGCAACCTCCCGACCTGACCCTCGCCATGTCCGACCCGGACGGGCTATTCGAAAAGATACTCGTGTGCCTACAAAACTCGGCCACCGTGATGCTGCGCATCCTGCCCGCCTTTGGAGGCCACCTGACGCATGGGCTTCGCAACGCCGTGCGCAGGCGCGCGCCCACGTCGCACATCCAGCACTGGAGGTGCCTCACAAAGGAGTGCGCCAACGCCATCCAGCACACGCAGACGGTCAAGCGCGAGATCTGCCGCGTCAAGctgggcgggcgggcggACCGGCCGACCGCCGAGTTCTGGGACCTGGTCATCGGCTTCATCGCGTCGTGGACGGCGCTGCTGGCGGAGATTATGGCGTGCATCAACAAGATCCTCTTGCCGCCGGACACGAGGGCGCGCCTGAGGCCGATCCAGGAGAGCATGAAGGAGACGAGCCATGCGGTCGTGCGATCGCCGTGGTGCGATGTGCTTTCGGCGGGGGGGTTGAAGGCGACTGCTCTGCCGGGTCGAGCTGCGTCGGCGCCTCGAGGTTCTGCAGAGCTGGCTGGACGAGCGGCGGGTGAAGGGGCTTttgtggccgtggccgttcGGGGGAATGGGTTTGATCGTGGAGATGGGCCTGGACATGGTACTGCTGGTGTATCATTGTCGCGGGGGGATGCGGTGAGACAGTTGAGTTTTGCTTCGCGGCCGTGTGTCTCTGCGGCTTTGGAGACGACTGCTTTCAAGAGTGGCTGAGCGTGGATGAGAAGGGATTGGGCAAAGGAGAGAATCAAGAGGCGCATGGTGGCTTGTGGCATCGAGGGAGGTGTTGGGACGTGTAGTTGAAGAGACAGGCTGAGAATGGATCCAAGGATTAGATTATGACCATTGTATTTGAGGCGATGtaatgaagatgatgaatggaCTGTAGACAAGACGGCGCCGTCACACATCACGGTGTGTTGGCTGTCTCCGAGCATAACTCGTGTACGCCTTTGCAGAAGCCGCTCTGAACTTCTTGCCCCAAATAAGCAAAATGACGGGAATCAGCAAAATGGCAAAACACAGCACAGAAACAAGAATGTGGACATTTCGCAGCCCCATGCCGCTGATCCAGGGCGTCAGAGCAAAGAGCACGACGACCGAGAAGGCATTGCGTGTGAATATGACGCCGACAAGGGCATTGCCGATGATCTGGCGAGTGATTAGCCACTGCGGTCATTGCGGAAACAGACGGGACGAACATCGTGATAGCAGTCCATGGCGTAGGAAAGGGCAATGTCGCCCGCGACAACGAGACCGAATCCAAAGATGCCGTATCCGACAGCAACCAGTGGCCAAGGCGAGCCCTATACAACCAAGTCTTGATCAGCAGAGCTACAGGCGGAAACAATGTCGCCAGTACGCACATATGCCAAACCAACGCCGCACATGAGGATGCCGGCGGGCGTTATGACCGCCATGGGCAGAGCAAGCCAGAGACGCATCTCGGGCTCGTAAATGCCGCCGTTGCGCCGCGCCAGCCACACGATAGACTTGTCGTTCATCCACCCGCCGAGGAAAATACCCGGAAAGGTACCAATAAACGGCGCGACATTCATCAGGCCTACACCCGCGGCGGTAAAGTTGTACGGCGCACTAAACAAGTACGTCGCCTGGACAGAGGTCAAAATCGCAAACCACGCCAGCAGGCTGCCGTACGTGAGGGCCGTGTACGCGATTGCCGGAAAGGTAAACAGCAGCACGACGGGCTGGCAGAAGTCGTGCAGCATGTCCGTCCTGCTGCTTGTGACCCAGGCCATGCGCTGCCTATACCCGGCCAAGGGGATCGAGCGGTCGACCCGAACGGCAGACCTGCTACGCTCGACTTGCGCGACGGAGTGCTTGTCGTCCCCGGCGGACGGAGTCGGAGCCGGAGTCTGTTCCACGCCGCTGATAAACTTGGATTCCTCGAATAAAAAGACAATGAGGACGAGGTTGACGCCGAATAGGATgacacaccaccaccacatccaCCGCCACCCCTGGCTTTCAACAATATACCCAGAGGCCACTGGGCCCAGGTACGCGCCGGTGAAGGTGAAGAAGAGGTACCACCCGTTCATGAGCGCGTGGTGGTGTAGAAAGAACAAGTCGGCAATGGTGATCTGCACAATGGTCTCGCTGATGGCGCCCCCGAGGCCGGATAATAGGTTGCTGCCGATAAAGTCGGCCCTGGTGTGCGTCACGGCAAACCACACGCAGGACACGAGCTGGAGGAGCGTGCTGAGCAGGTATAGCGGTCGGCGGCCGTACCTGTGCACGAGGGGCACGAAGAAGATGCACccgatggcgaggccgccgtAGTTGATGGCGGTGCCGGCGTTGAGCAGGTCAATGGAGAAGTTGAGCTCGTCCTGGTACTGCCCCCACGCGGTGAAGCCAATGTCCAGCTGGACAAAGGTCAGGAGCACGTAGAACGAGACGAGGCTGAAGTTGAGGTGTTTGCGCCATGCGGCCCAGTTGAGAGGATCATTGGGGTTTGTGGTGGGAACTGGGTGCAGGATTACCTCCTCCTCGGGACGGTGTACTGTGTGTGAAGGGGCGTTAGATTGACGAGATGAATGAGGTTGTGCTGAAAGTAGGGCTTACAGTCCTTGAGGGCGATGGTTCCGGGAACCCAGAAATCAGCATCGTGTGGAGGAGGCTCGTCCGAGGGCCGGTTCATGGCGAAACGATTCGGATGGGACGAGAGAGGTAGAGATAGTAGCGATTAAGGCTGATACAACTAGACCAAGGCTATGTTGACGTCGTCTTCTACTGCCGTTTTACAAGTTTGGAATCGTCAACGGTGCAAAGAAAGCACGCTCGACTATCAGAGTCAGCCACGGCAGCGAGGCGCGCCGAGTCTGGTCTTTGGCATTGTACCAGGCTAATGGAAAAAGATGCTTATCTGGCGGGTTGAGCGCAGTGGGCTGACGGCCAGGTTGATGTCTCGATATCTTGATTGCGGTTTCGCCAACGCCACACCTCCGCATTCCGGATGCGGACCTGGTGGACCTGCCACATGGAGATCCCACACTCGTCTCGTTGCCCTCTTTTGGTTAAGCCATTTGATTGATAACATGCACGACCCGCGGAATCCACTGTGGctgtggccgtggccgctcCGGGCTCGGATCGGGACAAGGCGTCGGGCCCTTACCCCGCGTTATCAAGACATGCAGCGGCCAATCACAATGTGCTTGTTGAATAGGCCGGCTTGGCGAGGTGAAGAATGTTCCGGTCCCTCGATATGCTGTTTAGGGCTTAGTTGGTACCCGGCTGTTTTATGTCTGGTTCTTCTTAAGTCCTGCACGGAAACTTGCCGGGGCCGCATTGCAGACCATCATCGACGACTCGCCGTCTGACCCGTTGCGAGGTGAAGGAGTTGCCCGGAGCTTTTGTACAGGCATATCGGATCCCGAGGCGCCCGGCGGTCCGTGTCTCCAAGCTGAACACGACTATAATTGAATACATTTGGTTCCATGGCCGATAAATACGGACGTACCCAGAGACGCATCGCAACCATCAGCCACTTCGCACGCCGCACACCAGCTTGCTATCAACTCCTCACCTCGGCAGCAACAACCACAATGACTCCCAATGTAGATGCCAGCGTCATAGCCGAGCTCGCTGCCCAGGCACTCCAAGACCCCCAGCTGCCTCGGGAGAACCCAACCGTCTCGTTTTGGCAAATGTCTCCGCACCCGTCCCTCTCCGAAGTACAGTCCCCGAGTCTGCCCTCAACAACAGACTACGCCGTCATTGGCTCAGGCGTCACCGGCTGCAGCGTAGCAAAGCATCTGCTGGACAATTCGCCCTCCGACACCTTTTCCGTCACCGTCTTCGAGGCACGCGCCCTCACAAGCGGCGCCACCGGCCGAAACGGCGGCCTCCTCACCTCCTTCGTCCCCGGCGACTACAAGCTGCTCAGCGACCGCTTCGGCCACGAGCAAGCCACCAAGATTGCCCGCTATGCGAACCGGACCCTCGAAAAGATGCACCAGCTCGCCAACTCGTCTCCGGAATTCCAAGCCGCCAGCGACGTCAGAAGAACCCTCGACGTGGTCCTGTTCCAGGACCAAGCATCCCGCGACGCGTCCAAGGAGTCGTGGGCCCTCTACGAGGCGCACGTGCCCgaagacaagggcaaggccgAGTTCCTGACGCCCGAGCAGGCCGAAGCCGTAAGGTCCAATCTAACTTGAAAAGGCGAACCTACTAACGTCCGGTTGGTAGAGGTATGGCGTcagggccaaggccggcgccgccgtcttccCCAACGGGGCCTTCTGGCCGTACCGACTCATCACACGGGTCTGGGGCCAGGTGCTCGACCGGCACGGGCACCGCGTCTCCGTCGAGACCAGGACGCCCGTCACGGAAATCACGCACGACGCGGCCTCGGACCCCGAGCACCCGTACGTCCTCCACACGCCGAGGGGAGAGGTGCGCGCGGGAAAGATTGTCCACGCGACCAACGGGCACGCCGGGCACCTCTTGCCGGGGCTGCGCGGCAAGATTTACCCGTTGCGCGGGACCATGTCGGTGCAAAAGGCGACGGAGGCGTTTGGCAACCGCGGCGGCGAAGTGACCTGGAGTGTGTTGGGGGGAGGCACCTACGACCCCGGGACGGAGATTGTCGACGTGGGCCTCTTGTACTCGAACCAGAACCCGAGGACGGGCGATATTTTCATCGGTGGTGAAAAGGCAAAGATTCGGGAATTGCTCGTCAGTGACGATTCGCAAATTGGTGCCCCGTGCGTTGAGAACTTGTCTTCTGTTCTGCCTACCATCTTCACGAGGGGCTGGGACGATGGGGAGAAGCCTGAAGTTTGCAAGATTTGGTCGGGCATCATGGGGTTTACAGCGGACAGCCTCCCGATTATTGGGGCCTTGCCTCTGGAGTTTACCAAAaggggcgacgagggcggcgagtGGATCGCCGCCGGGTTTAATGGGTATGGCATGCCGCTGTGCTGGTCTTCtggcgaggccgtggccaagatgctgctCGGTGTTGATGTGGGCGACTTTTTGCCCGAGGTGTTTGCTGCTTCGAGGGAGCGGttgggcgacgacgagaggATGAGCCCGCGTGCTGCGTTGGATTTGTTTTTCGGTGGGCACGTTTAGATATCATGTGGGATGCGAAGGAGTCTGGATGGGAGCTGAAGATAGACTTGCTTAGAATATATAGAATATATGCTGCGTTGTTCTGAGAATCAAGGTTTGCAGCCCATTCCGCGCCTTATATCTTCGGTGGGGGTGAAGAATGTCGCACAAGAATGAAAGGAGGCCTTTTGCTACCCTTTGGAGGAATATGCTAGCGTAGCAGCATCCTATCTCGAGGTTTGGGCGAGTACAATGAACATTTAGTGATGTATAACAGCTCGTTGTGGCAGTTGCGTAGTTCTGGGTGTTTGCGATGCCGGCAAGGCACATAGGATGCTTGAGTATTTGTTGGAGACTTATCGCAACAGGTATTGTGTTTAACTACTATGA
The DNA window shown above is from Metarhizium brunneum chromosome 1, complete sequence and carries:
- the sog2_0 gene encoding Leucine-rich repeat-containing protein sog2 — protein: MTAISNHCHEPPLAPGAKDAPLSTDLSPGRCLPAPKVLAIARKAMRDALLSEGLAGQLGDEVVGLQSGVTIDLSRSAIPELPEELVDIFKDKLERLALSHNQLSSLPVRLSECTSLRYLNIRANKIREFPLSLCHLKRLEILDLGQNQLRVLPPEVENLSSLKVLSIPKNQIRELPLCLANMASLQVLKIEGNPIIFPPQDLISTLATTSLQEDSSVGSDTTEVAMTARIKSILKQEAINSRVEPDFSNDSSRSTAPVDETPRPRRKRASHPYRSARRTGVVPSATGNAEERLRSKSETLSCLGQQDRWNRYAELKETGACNLYNREPSYDCTSQGARTGHKSATTSSDSILQQSIYARRLSVIPKRRRISKCFNPIIAFARGMLYAVLQIHPMIQQLAILARGELDNQPSLQIVIYSTNCHIEVLELEIQKYDTTALETSDHSTQTNIVLRACQTLMGAYRHICTLLADSADAPVDNGHARYVRTLLTLLYNCIMELRATTLSVGTECAGCASEHAAHRQDDSGAGADATDKPAAPRSRNEDVMPKSSHPPSSRGPTPTSPRPEPGHLQPPDLTLAMSDPDGLFEKILVCLQNSATVMLRILPAFGGHLTHGLRNAVRRRAPTSHIQHWRCLTKECANAIQHTQTVKREICRVKLGGRADRPTAEFWDLVIGFIASWTALLAEIMACINKILLPPDTRARLRPIQESMKETSHAVVRSPWCDVLSAGGLKATALPGRAASAPRGSAELAGRAAGEGAFVAVAVRGNGFDRGDGPGHGTAGVSLSRGDAVRQLSFASRPCVSAALETTAFKSG